The Mercenaria mercenaria strain notata chromosome 6, MADL_Memer_1, whole genome shotgun sequence genome contains the following window.
AGTATTATGTCACATCCAAACCATAAACACTCCCGCAGCCTGCATCTTTTTATTTAGTTTCTAGCTCTCTAGTAAACTGTCTCCTGTCATCAgcaccgcacacacacacacacacacacacacacacacacacacacacatccttCTCCCCCTCCCCTTCCAATCCCTCTCATGCCCCGCCAAAAAATCTTTATATATGtgtcttctttaaattttgcttccctcCTTCTCCAAAAAAAACGTATATTGCCTCGCTAGGCGAAGCTCATCGGTATATTTCTGTTATCGATGATCTATACCCGCTAGCGTTTTTTACTGATaagcataaaatacatgtaattgttttatcaatGAGGTAATAAAATTTGGTCGCATGACCGCAGAATAGGGATGTCCGCAAAATAGcaatttacccagaattctttcgaacaaatattttaagcagatagaatgaatatttacgttttacacacACTTATTATCGTTGCATCGAATAAATTTTTTTGTAGGGTtaaacaaataatttgaaaacattgaataaatatttcaaaagacagaaaaaatatatgaaacatctgttttacaataaatattttaagacattgaatgaatatatgaagatacacaataattatagaagatataatattgcaacacattacacgccataCTCAACACCTCATTTACTATACACAAACTGTACACTTATTTATTATCCTGTCATGGTCAACCAAAAGAAAATTAGCATGTTAAAAATTGAGACTAGTTAACAAAATGTTGTATTACCTAGAATTATAAAGTAGCTAGGTTAAAACTTAAGAGTTCGTGTCTGGATTCCTCATTTCGGTTTTCTATCAGTTCTTTAAGTGAAACCTGTTAATTAAGGGACTACCGTACACAGTATATCACATATTGTGACTACATTCCCTAAGCCCGCTATCTTTATAATCTTGTGAGAAAAGATACATGCTATTCACtggttttaaataataaaaatatgatcAAATAGACCGATATATCAACAGCCGTACAAGTAATGTTAAGGGACTAAAATGATTCAAAAGCTCTGTGTGAACATTGAAATGAACCTCACAaatgtgtacatttttttcatgattacaggtattatatatatttatggaacgatgataattaacattttaggtgtaaatattaaaataacattcTGAACTTGCTTTGCTGTCCTATTTCTGAAAATCCGTGTTTTCACagcttttggggaaaaaaaactaataaGGATGGAAGAAGTTAACGACAAGAACGACGCTAGGCAGGGGATGGGAAAACAATTATCGGATGACTGGCAGCAAGGGAGTTTCTTAGTTTCTTGCATGGAAGAAATGTATGACCGGAGTCTCTGGACTGATGTCAAGTTTCATTGTAAAGATCACGAGGAAGAAGAAACAATTCAAGCGCATAAAATTGTCCTAGCGGCACGAAGCCCCGTGTTCCAGGCGATGTTTTATGGACCATGCGCTAATGGGAAAAACGAGGTTGAACTGAAAGATACAGAAAAAgacatatttcttttattactgAGGTAAGAAATATAGAAGTACCTGTTATATCGTCCTCTCTATATTCATTCTCTTCaactttattataaaatgttacatttcaacTTCATTGATATTCTTATTCCTGAATATTGGTAAATGGTAtttaattgtatgttttgtaCTTTTCTATTAAACGCCAAATCGTTTTTAGGCTTTACTTCACAACAAGGGATGTTAAGTGCTgtttggcggccgtaaaaagtcgccccgacttcatctcaatGTTGTAATATATtgctggtccttcgggatcattgatttcaattcattttgatTCAAAAATTGAATagtgcttaagccggtgctagggggcgtgggcagtgttgcattttccattactgctcgtgaacaaaccgagtctgcaattttctctGTTTGCCTTGGTCTAagtgcttccgaggaatctacttttcagattttatttatttcacttatCTAAGTTATTAATCTTACCTGATCTATTTGTCAAAGTATTCTAAACGAATATAACATATTCCTATTAAAATTGGGTTAAGATTAATCTGAGCTCTTTCGTCTAAATATGTGTAAGAGCacgcaaacattttttttttgtgcacaCCATCAGTTATTGTACCATGGCTCGAGCTCAATGTTTCTTGAATTTAACAGGTACATATACAGCGACACTGTAACATTGTGTCAGGAAAATGTTTTTGCGCTTCTGGAAATGGCTCACTTTTACCAAGTTTCAAGCCTTGTACAGTTCTGCACTGACTACTTGGCCACCGTTATAACACTAGATAATGCTTGCGAAACTTTAACATTTGCAACGTTTTACAAACTTACAAGTTTAAAAGATGCATGTTGTTCTTTCATTGACAATCATGCAGAACAAGTTCTGAAATCGGAGGGATTTATGAATTTATCGGACGACTGTCTCCTCTACATTCTGAAAGGTGATACTCTTTATGCCAAAGAGGAAGACATTCTAGAAGCGGCAGAGAAATGGTCAAAAAATAAAGCCAAAGGAAGTGGGATGGAAGAAAATGGCACAAACATTCGTAAATTGCTCGGTGGCTCGTTTTACTACTTGAGATTACCAACATTGACTCCCAAAGCGTTGCTGGAATATACTAGTAGAAAAGGTTATTTTTCTACCGAAGAATATGCAGATATTTCGGCTTTTACCAACAATGTCCCTGATATATACGTTTCCACCAATTCTTGCGTAGCACGGTTACCTGAGAAAGAAACAGTTATAGTAAATCCTCAAGACGGAGAACTGAGGACTTTTGAGGGCATTAACATTTCATTTGAGGTTTCAGTATCAAGGAATGTGTTGCTTTTAGGTGTTGTCCTGGGTGAAATCAATCCTTACTTGAAAAACACCAAAGCTATCTACACACAAGAGGGTATTGGGTCAAAATTTGTTGGAAACATTCGCGATGACTCATTAGGTAATTCAAAATTAGAGTGCTTTTCCTACGTAAATAAGGCGATACAAATTTCAGCAGAGAAGAGACTAAGATATACGTATTTCCACGTTACAGAGTTGGAAAAATTGGATGCATTTGCACTTCCAGACAATCTCCGCCTTGACCTATCAGGCAGTATCAGCATTAACGGCCTTGACAGTAGGCAGACGTTTGAGTTACAACAGTTACAACCTGAAGTCGGAGAAGTAAGTCTTAACCAGCCGACATTGCTCGAAAAGATGAAAAGTCCATATATCGTTAATTTCGACCTTCGATATAACGGTAATAGTGATTTACAGATGAAGGCTCAATGCTGTAAAAGCGAAGAAAGTATCTCCAGCGAAACTGGAAGCATTCAAATACGTAGTCTACACGGATCTTTTGCAGGAATCAACACGATCAGGTTTATGAACTATTCTAACCGTAATAGACGGGACACGGATCCTAAAGCATGTGTCTAGGACTATAGAGACACCTGACGATGTTAGATACCCCAATCAGACCGAGTGTGCTGCCATTATACTAGGATACTGTAGTGCCCTAGGAATGGGTGGCCttgatttttaatcattttatcatttgtgtttacattacatCTCAGTGTTACATAGATTATGTACATGTACGATACATGCCCGGTGTTTTTTAATGAGAGGATTTTATCTATTGTAAATGATCTTTCAGTTTCATGTGGCAGTCACCTTTGTTTCTAGGATAGGAACTGATTTAAACCGATACTTGTGCATGTCAACTCATTTTATTGATGTAAATCCTGTTTATTTTTACTACACATGTTGTTGATATAATACTGTTAGCCATTTGTCGCTTTGCATTGTGGGAAGTGACGTCATAAAAGTCATAATTTGTCAACTCAAGACCAGTTTTTAGCACTTTCTGTGCAAGGATCAGAGAAGTTAATGGAAGGGTTATGTAATTTAATCTTAATTCTTTTGATTCAGAGTAATTTTCATACAAGTTTAATAGAACTTAATGGTTTAATTGTCGTTTAAAGTGAGGACATATATGATTACATCCGGCATATTTTGTTACGGATTCTGTCAAACCTATAGATTTTTTGACGGATTTCCTCAGCTTGCAGGGATCCGGCGGattattatgttggttttccctcACCTTTTCTTGTGTGATTGCCGTATTTTGGCAGGATTTTCGTGGACTTCGACCTTTTTGGCTTTAGGGTAAACAtagattttttcattattttttaaagtaataatttCATTGTAAACTTGGATTAAGTTAGGCATTTGTTAATTTAAGTGCATTTTGGACATTTTTGAGAGGTAAATTTTTGCTCTTGAtcaaaattagtattttaagtGGGAAACCTTGTAGACTCTACATTAAATTTGCACATTTTTTTAAGCACTGACATACTTTAAATTCATACTTTATGCATATGTTCCTTTAATTTATTGATATTTGCTCATCCGTTAaagaacacttatggtgaacatgtcacacttgactgaacaGGTAATAAATACAACGGTATCATCAAAgtcatccgaattccagtaggtcGCCGCCATCtaggactcatgcatattcattaaaaatagcCTCTTTGACAATGTgtgtttacgcatctttaagtcaatctttagtgaaatacaactacgtaataacagaGCTACAAGAAACAATAATATGGTTTGAGTCATAAAACTCCTAAATCTAATATGTCATAATGTAGAATAGAGATTAATCAAATGAATATGcatgatctaaaaatagactcccacACAAAATTATCGCttgttattattctttttttattggttgcaattctttgctttcaaggatcttttacaggttttatttcatattaactatATATAATTTTGACGTTAAGTATTACCGTTAAAATATACAGTACTTATAATGTAATTCGAGATTTTTCACTTGTCTGTCAATGCTATTTGCACGTTACGCACCGTCATTTCAATTACTACCCTTGTTTTTATACAGAATtgtataatgcatttttttcacttttattgaGCTATAAAATGTTTGGAAATTAATTTAATGCCTTTTGATAAGTTGTTTTGTAAGATTCAAGCTGTGAACTTTGTGAACGCATTTTTTCAAACCCACTAGAGCGTTGGTTTCCTAcgttatagatagagtttatgaagcgaattcttcgtgaaaaagaaGCCGATAGGGAGGGAAACGGAGCGTagcggtctataactctgccatccatgaagataatttaatattacttggcacaaatgttccctatgatgagacgacgtgtcatgcgcaaagcccggaaccctagctcaaatgtcaaggtcacaatagctTATTTCACAGGAACTTCGGAATTTATCGAACATTTTCGTAAAATCAAATCACGTGGAGGCTTATCATCTGATCGGCTCGACCAATGAAATACTGGTTCTTAATTGAACATGACTGTCTTATAATGGAGAGTGCTTCGGCAGCAGACGAGcacaattttattgaattaaaagatGCTTATTCTATTGGAAAACTGCCACAGATTGTCagaaaattcaatatttatacTGTTATTACTTATTTCATCTATACGCATTCCGATTTTCGCTCAATCAGAGAAGTTTCTTTCGAGCACTATACGAACGGACATGTCCGAGTAAGTACACATGTATATTGGTATCGTAGCGtatgtaggtcaagttccaaGACAAAGAAAAGTTAGTTGTTAAGTTTTTCCTGCTGGACTTTTGTACTTTTTTCACATTACCACTCTCTTGTTAAGCGTACTGAATGATA
Protein-coding sequences here:
- the LOC128557963 gene encoding BTB/POZ domain-containing protein 1-like, with product MEEVNDKNDARQGMGKQLSDDWQQGSFLVSCMEEMYDRSLWTDVKFHCKDHEEEETIQAHKIVLAARSPVFQAMFYGPCANGKNEVELKDTEKDIFLLLLRYIYSDTVTLCQENVFALLEMAHFYQVSSLVQFCTDYLATVITLDNACETLTFATFYKLTSLKDACCSFIDNHAEQVLKSEGFMNLSDDCLLYILKGDTLYAKEEDILEAAEKWSKNKAKGSGMEENGTNIRKLLGGSFYYLRLPTLTPKALLEYTSRKGYFSTEEYADISAFTNNVPDIYVSTNSCVARLPEKETVIVNPQDGELRTFEGINISFEVSVSRNVLLLGVVLGEINPYLKNTKAIYTQEGIGSKFVGNIRDDSLGNSKLECFSYVNKAIQISAEKRLRYTYFHVTELEKLDAFALPDNLRLDLSGSISINGLDSRQTFELQQLQPEVGEVSLNQPTLLEKMKSPYIVNFDLRYNGNSDLQMKAQCCKSEESISSETGSIQIRSLHGSFAGINTIRFMNYSNRNRRDTDPKACV